The DNA region TTCTTTCTTGAAAATAAGAAACAGATTTCTTAAAATAATCAAAAGAAGCAGGTTTTCCATAATCATACATCTCCACTTTCAAGTCACCACGACGTACATGCACGGCAACAGAACAAGAAACCAATCTTATTTCATCACATACCCGAGCATTGGCATCATCCAAAATTTCCGGACATAACCTAAATATAGAACGAAAAGCGGGTAGCCAAATATCAGCGGGAAGGTGGTAATAACCACCTAAATAAAGCGGAGGTACCTTTTCTAAAAAAGAAAAATCATCAACTCTTTCTGTCGTATTATTTCCCTCATTGTAGAACTTCCGCTTATATACACTCACAGCTAATGGGGATGCAATCTCCATTTTCAAATAGGGAAATGCTTTTAATAAATCAAAATTACGTACAAATTTATGATCCTTATCCATCCCCCATTCATCATAAAAGGACAAATCATATACCACCTTATACCCACGTTCTTTGTACAATTGTCCAAGCAAATACTGATGCATTTGGGAGCAAATGCCTCCATCCAAGAGAAGTATTACCTTAGGAGATACTACTCCATACTTCAGTAACCTTTTATAAATACTTCTTTTCCACTTTCTTAATATTCTCATTTTCACATCATTAAAGTTTCTCTTGTTTTTTGTAACGCTTCAAATTCAAATAGCCCAGCCAGCTAGAGAATCTATAAACAGCTACAATTTTTCGTTCTCTTCTAGTCAATATACCCTGTAAGTCTGGAAACTGTTTAAGATCAGCAATAACCCCTTTCATCCTCTTATCTACGTCTTCTATTTTATTCCAATGTAAACGCATCAGTACTGTTTTAAGATTGAAGCAGGCCATTTCCCTTCTCAATTTCGACAATAATCCCTTTTTAGCCACATAATTATTAATCCAATCCACATAACCATTAAAATCTTCATACTTGAAATCATCAAAGTTTTCCGGATGAGACATTGAAGAAGGAGTGAAATTATAATTAACTATTTCTTTGTGAATACATACTACTTTCTTCGAATAAAAAAGCAATTGAGCTGAAAGAATGATGTCTTCTCCCAAAGAAATGTTAGGGCGCTCTATATCATGCTCATATAGAGCTCTCAGATGAAACTTAGACCAAACACACCAATGCGCTTCCCATGACAATAAATGCTTCAAATAATCTATTCCTTGTAATTCCTCAAAATCAAAAAACAAAGAATTCTCAAGTCTACCTTCAATGCTAAAGAAAAAAGGAGCCACAACCATATCCGCTTGTGTTTTTTCTGCCTTGTCCACCAAACATGCTATGGCACCCTCGCATAGCATATCATCACTATCTAAATACTGAACATACTTTCCCTTGGCTACATCAATCCCTGTTCTTCGGGCATAAACAAGACCTTCATTTTTATGCTTATCTACAATAACAATACGAGAATCTAATTCGGCATACTTCTTCATTATCGCCAAACTATCATCAGTACTGCAATCGTTCACGACTATAATTTCAAGGGTTACATAACTCTGAGTGATTACACTATGCAGACAGTTGTCCAGTGTTTGTTCACTGTTATAAACAGGTATCACAACAGATACTAACGGATACTTCATGATAAAATAAACATCTCTTACAATTAAACTTTATTCCTTCTTGAGCAATGGGTTAAATAGTACATAGGCCAAAAATAGGATATTTTCCGTAAACGCCTATAACTTTGAAGATCAAGAGCTTCTCTGGGTAAAGACAAAAACTCACGCAACCGTAGTTTCATGGCTTTTATTTCTTGCTTATATAAAGTATGATTTGGCTTTCGGATAAACGTATTAAAAATCCACAAACAATGCTTCACTACTCTTGCAGTTAATACCTCACGTTCTTTTTCATTGAAAAAAACAGCATTCTCAATAAAAGACAGTCTGTCATATTCTGCTAAAAAATAATCATACAACTTCTTCAAATCCGGGCTATGACAAATACTGCCTTCTCTCTGCAAATAATTATAATATGTCTTATCTACCCAACTGATTCTATTGCATTGAGCCGCCCACTTGTAAACAGTCAAATGATCTTCATAATATACCCCCTCAGGAAATGTAAATATATCAAATAATTCCCTTCTAAACAATTTCGTACAAGAAGAGCTACTGACTTTGTCCAACAAGATATCTATCACAACATCTTTAGGCACTAAAGAATATATCCGACCAGAATTCGGATACAACTGCTCTTTATGACCATCCTCATATTCACAACAGTAATTACAATAGGACATATCTGCTTCGTAAGAAATCAATGCATCTAACAAATTTTCATACATCGTCGGCTCAATCCAATCATCACTATCAACAAAACCAATATAAGGAGCCACACTGGAGGCTATACCAACATTTCTAGCAATAGAAAGACCAGCCACAGTTAAATGAAGTGTTTTTATACGAGAATCCATTAACGCATAATCATCACAGATTTGAGCAGATCCATCACTCGAAAGATTATCTACTAAAATAATCTCAATATCCTTCAATGTTTGATTACGAACAGATTCTACACAGTGCTTCAAATAAGCAGCTGTATTATGTACTGGTATAATTATAGCAACTTGAGGCATAAATATTTTATTTTTTTCTTTTACAACAAATAAATTCTCTCTACTGATTATCAGACAATATTAACCCATTTTTTCACCACCTCTAAATAACGCTTTCCATATCGCAAATCCGGTTCCAGATAATTTCCTTCTCCTCACTCATCCCAAGATTTCACAAAAGCGAGCCGATGTTCCACAGGCTTTTTCAATATGTTTCATTACATCCTTCACATGTCGTTCAAAATAGACTGGTTCTGCATGATTTAAAACCAGACTTTTGCTATGAGCACGCGGAAAATGATCCCAATTAAGAATTATCGTAGAGAACTTCTCAGTAGAGCTTTTTTAGTCTCTTCTAGATAACGAAAGCCCCATTTCTGATCAGGTTCTAGATGGTTTCCTTCTGCCCACTCATTCCATGCATTAATAAAGATGAAATTTTCTTCTTTACTAAAGGGGACAAACTTATTAGTAACCGATTTCAGCCATTTGCCATATATTTCCGGGCTACTCTTATCCAAAATAAACATTCTCTCCTTTCTACGAGCAGTATTATCCCACATAGGAGTTACGCACGGAAACATTTTATAATCAGGAGTGGGCAAAGCAGAAGAATAATCCACATATTCCTGATAGTCTACCTTTCTTTTTTTACAAGTATTAAACAAATGGCGATTCACATTATAGCAAAACTTCTTCAAAGGATTTCTTTTGTTTATAAACTCACGCATCTGATGAGTAAAAGGTTGAAATTCTATTGCAGCATCAAATCCATCCTGCAGATATTTTTCACCATAATATTCTTCTGTTTCGACCCTACAAAGATATAACCCAAGCCCCTTCAATGCAGCTTCTTCCCGCCAAACTCTAATAGTTTCCTTTATATTAGGGAAAAGCATTGAACGATAAATCATAAACACAGGTTTGCCGTCTACCTTAATATAACGAGAATCGTTAAATACATTATCCAATAAATACTGAATATGAATACGATCATCTTTTTCAGAATGATTTTGAGCTATTAAAATTTGGTTTTCACCACCATCCCATGCTCTTGTCCAGTTCTCATTGGCCCAACAAAGCATAAAAGGGAAATTAGGTTTGCCGGAATCTAATACTTCCTTCAAAGGTCTTTCCATCAATTGATGCCCATTAAACCAGTAATGATAATAACAAAAACCACTCAAACCATATTTTTGAGCCATCTCAGCTTGCAGTTCACGCACCTCAGAAAGACGCAAGTCATAAAAGCCCAAATCTGCAGGTAAATGTGGTTGATAGTGCCCTCTATAAAGAGGTTTAGCTTTCACTACATTTCGCCATTCAGTAAACCCCTTTCCCCACCATTCATCATTTTCTTGAAAGGGATGATATTGAGGCAAATAGAATGCAATTGTTCTTTTTTCCATTATAAAATATAATAATTATTATAATCGGTCTTTATCTCGAGTCAACAAACAAGGTATCATAAAACTTAGATTCTTATTCAAACGTTCAATGCAATAATCTAAAGCCCCTCCTTTTAATTGTGTTTCTAGTTCTTGATAAAGCTCATTCTTTACCTTAGAATCCACCTTCAACCTTCTTATTTTCTTATAAAAAATGCCACGCCGCAATATTTTTCTCCACGAAGAAATAGAGGGGAGCAGATTTTCTATAAATCTTATAACAGATATATCTTCTTTCAAGCCATCTCCTGTTATAATAGATTTCATTGTAGTACTGCATTTATGCTGGCGAAAATAATTTAGTTTTTCATAAATTTCGACTACATCCCCTTGGAGTGCCATCTCAATCCAAAAAAGCCAGTCACCACAGTATCTCATGGAAAAACACGAATAATCAGTTATTCGTTCGAAGCACTTTTTTCTAAAAACAACTCCACTTGCATTATAAATATAGTTAGCCCAATACAAATTATGCATTATATAATCTTTCCCTGCAAAAAACCCTAAATTATCTGAGCGTTTCTTCTGCTTTGCAGTCCATCTATCAAAATCTATCGAAAGCTGTTCGCCTGATTCATCAATACTATATGAACCAACAAAACAATATGATGCTTGAGAATACCGTTCTAATACACAAACCGCTTTTTCAAGAAAAGAAGGACTTGCTAAATCATCACTCTCTGCAATCCATATATATTTCCCACGTGACAAGGCAATGCCTTTTTGCCATTGAGCAAAAGGGCTACCTGTATTAACAGAATTTATATCCACATAAGATACATGAGCATTTGTCTGATATTTATTCAAAATGAAAACACTATTATCAGTCGAGGCATCATCTAAAAGTATTATTTCAAAATCAGTGCAAGTTTGTAACAACACAGATTCTATACGTTTTTCCAGAAAACGGGCATAATTATAGTTTGGAATAATAACACTAACCAAAGGAATATTTTCCATCATTTATAATACATATCAAAGTTTACAAAAAACAATTCTATGAATCCGAACCTTCTTTCACGATCCCATTCTCACACCAAACCGTCCTCTCTGCAATAACCTTTCTCAATACCTGTTCGTGATATTCCAAATTCTCCCGTGAAGCAAATTTATGATAAAGATGAAATTGTACTCCTCCCATCTTCAATTGTTTCTTTTGGATACCTGCATGGATAAGCCGATAGGAAATTTCCACATCTTCCTGCCCCCACATCTCCAAAGACTCATTATAACCATTAACGCGCAATAAATCTTCTTTCCAGAAAGCCATATTACACCCCCGGATTCTTAACATACTACGCTTGGCATAACGATTTGCCAAATACAAACGTAAAGTGTGTGAACGGAAAGCGTTCAACAAAAAGCTAAGGTCTTGTTTAAAAAGTGCAGGATGAGTTTCCACCCCTCTAAGTAACCGGGCAGTAGCCATTCTCCCCAAAAGCACCCGACTGCCACATACAAAATATCCCTTCTCCGCCAATTCCAGATGGTCAGCGATAAAGTGCCTATCCAAAAGGATATCACCATCAATCTGGATAATATAATCCCCTTTCGCCCTTTCAATGGAGCGATTACGGATAGCGGAAAGACGGAAACCTTTGTCCTCGTGCCATACATGCACAATAGGAATATCGGTCTTTGCCCGCATCTTATCAATCAGCTGCTTGGTGTCGTCACGTGAGCCATCATCTGCAATCAGAATCTCACAAGGCTTCACGGTCTGAGCGAAAGCGCTGTACAGACATAGGGACAAGGCCTCTTTCCAATTATATGTAGATATCATTAATGAGACTAACATGTATCAATTCTTTAATTCAACTTCATTTTTTCTGATCTTCCGGCCAATTATAATCTAATTCAGCCTCACGTTGTAGCGCTGCCCTGATAATCTCACTTGTACTCTCTATTATTTTCTTCTTAATACCTGTAGTGCTTACATCGGGAGTATAAGGAAAATAGACCACTTCCTTACCGGGCTGTTGCTTCATCCACTCAAGCCCCTCCAGATACTTATTTATCCAATCATCCCCAATGGTTACTATATCAATATCTTCTCTCTGTAATTGCGCCACCTCAGTCAGCTTCACTTGCTTCACAGCTTTAGTCACACACTTCAAAGACGAAATAATCCGGAAACGTTGTTCAAAGGGAATAATAGGCGGCATTCCCTTGTAATGCTGTATCAGCTCATCTGTGCTTACGCCGACTATAAGTTCATCGCCCAATGCCGCCGAACGTTCCAATATGTTCAGATGCCCGATATGAAACAGGTCAAAACTACCGGATGTGAATACTCTGATTTTCTTTTTTTCCATATTATATAGATTTATCGGTATTCTATTTCTTTAATTCTCTTTGCCAGATCATCCAGATCCTCTTCACTTTGAACTCCCAAATGGGAAACCCTGAAATAACAAGGAGTACCGCCCGGCATAATGAATATGTCTTGCTTCAACAATTCATTAAAGAGAATATCTCCATTCCGGCGAACAAAGAATCCCGTAATGCAATTGGATGGCACTTCCGCCGGAACTTCCCAACCATTCTGCCTGCACAGCTCACGAAAATACAGTGCTTTAGCACGCACGGAAGCAATGATTTTATCAACCCCAAGGACTATATTCTCCTTTAAACGGGCATGCAATTGCATAAACAAACTGGTGGCCGGACTGTAAGGTGTCTGACCGCGTTCCAGATTCTTCAGATTCTCAGCAAAATCAAAATAATAAGATTTATGCAAAAAATCAGTCTGCAGGATTCTAGGCGAAAGAAACAGAAACGACAAACCCGGGGCTATATTCAGCCCCTTCTGACTACTGGTAATACAGATGTCGATATTCAACTCTTCCATATCCAAATCATCGGACAAGAAAGAACTAATAGCATCAACAACCAGCGAAACATTATGTTTCCTGCAAATAGCAGAAATTTTCTTTAAATCAAACAGTTGACCGGTAGAGGTTTCATGATGTTGACATAAAAACACATCCGGACGCGAAGCAGCCACAGCATTTTCCAGCCGGGCATAATCGATATCACGAGCAAAAGGAACTTCAAAAACTTCATTCTGAACCTGATAGTACTTGCAGAGACTCTTCCAACGGTAGCCGAATGAACCGCCGGCTATAATAAAAGCTTTCTTTTTCAGGGAAACATAATTGGTAACCACAGCATCCATCGCACCGGTTCCTGAAGCTGTATAGAAGATAACACGCCCGCCTGGACAATGTATCAGTTCCAGCAACATACGCTCTGAATCATTCACTATTTCAGAAAACAAAGCAGTGCGCATATACGGAAAAGGTTCTCCTGCGATTCGAAGAATCCGCTCTTCTATATTTCCCGGAAAAACATAAGATTTCATATTCCTGCTTTTTAATAATTCTACATTACTTTTCATCACTTCTTTATCCTTCCGAACGTCTTTATACTCATATATTTTCTCCAGAGGTTCAACTTCCGTTCTCTCGGAACACCATGACGGCGAATATAATCTTCAGCCGCTTCCAGCATTCGCCTGGCTACATTTCCATCCAGATACGGATCGTAGTTATCAACCACCCATCGTCTTTTCGCAATAGCGCTTTCATCATGCTGCACACTTTCAAAGGCGTCCACCAATTGGGATGTATCCGTTATGTCAGTCCAGTAAATGTCCTTCGCTATGGTGCGATAAGTGATTACCGGACGTCCCAGAAGCAAGAATTCATATACCGTTGAGGAAGTGTCACTTATCATGACATCGGACATTAACTGATACTTTGTAACATTAAAGCCGTCTTCCCATATAATGTGTTCTTCTTGTTCTGCCAGTTGTCTATATTCATCCACCCACTCTTTTTTAGTCAACGGATGCAACTTCAACAACAGAACGACATCCCTCATCTTTACTAAATGCAGCAAAGCCTCTTTTAATGCAGGAAGAGATGTTAAACTTGGTGAAAAAGTAGGCGCATATAATACAATTTGACTTTTTCCATGCAGTTTCAACAGTTCTTCACGTTCCCGGTCAAAATCATGCCAATGATTTTTTATCCAATCCTGCTTGGGCCAGCCGGTCTCCACGACCTCAAAATCTTTATATTCGGCTGCTAATTCCTTAAACTTTTTCGTAAAAAAAGGACCTTGGGTGAAATAGGTGTCAAAATAGCGACGGATGATCCAATGATCTTTCTTTTCTGCCGCATAGCCATGAAAAACCTGTATCTTCACACCCGGTAAATAATAGGGAACAATATTACCCGGCACAAATATAGCTTCCGGAGAAAAATCATAAACCTCCTGCATCGAATGTGTATAAACAACTTTTCCATCCAGTGGAAAAACCGGGATCTTCGGAAGATGCACATACCACAAGATATGATTCGCCTCCGACTTTACCGCTTCCTGATATATAGGCAATAATATATCAACAGCATACTTATTTTCACAGAATAAGACAATACGCATACTTCTCTCTATAGCTCCAGTTTATACTTCACTTGATGTTTCTTTGCAAAATAAATCCAGAACTTCTTCCGGTGTGCAAGCACTTTATCAACGCAGTATCGTTCATCAGCATTGCGTGCCCGTGCATATTCTCTGGCAAGTAATTCAAAAAAGGCTTTCTGTCCCCATAAACGGGCAAAATTGGCACACCCCATATCAATACTGATCTTGCCGAAGCTCATGCGGTTGATATCCA from Bacteroides sp. MSB163 includes:
- a CDS encoding glycoside hydrolase family 99-like domain-containing protein, with translation MEKRTIAFYLPQYHPFQENDEWWGKGFTEWRNVVKAKPLYRGHYQPHLPADLGFYDLRLSEVRELQAEMAQKYGLSGFCYYHYWFNGHQLMERPLKEVLDSGKPNFPFMLCWANENWTRAWDGGENQILIAQNHSEKDDRIHIQYLLDNVFNDSRYIKVDGKPVFMIYRSMLFPNIKETIRVWREEAALKGLGLYLCRVETEEYYGEKYLQDGFDAAIEFQPFTHQMREFINKRNPLKKFCYNVNRHLFNTCKKRKVDYQEYVDYSSALPTPDYKMFPCVTPMWDNTARRKERMFILDKSSPEIYGKWLKSVTNKFVPFSKEENFIFINAWNEWAEGNHLEPDQKWGFRYLEETKKALLRSSLR
- a CDS encoding alpha-1,2-fucosyltransferase, whose amino-acid sequence is MRILRKWKRSIYKRLLKYGVVSPKVILLLDGGICSQMHQYLLGQLYKERGYKVVYDLSFYDEWGMDKDHKFVRNFDLLKAFPYLKMEIASPLAVSVYKRKFYNEGNNTTERVDDFSFLEKVPPLYLGGYYHLPADIWLPAFRSIFRLCPEILDDANARVCDEIRLVSCSVAVHVRRGDLKVEMYDYGKPASFDYFKKSVSYFQERKSAPYFYFFSDEPEWVINELAPQLQLTEQDCKTIDINGSDKGYMDLYLMAYCKHQITSKGTLGKYSALLGDNPEKYVILCDDEIEYSWKELLHNPIFL
- a CDS encoding glycosyltransferase family 2 protein; amino-acid sequence: MLVSLMISTYNWKEALSLCLYSAFAQTVKPCEILIADDGSRDDTKQLIDKMRAKTDIPIVHVWHEDKGFRLSAIRNRSIERAKGDYIIQIDGDILLDRHFIADHLELAEKGYFVCGSRVLLGRMATARLLRGVETHPALFKQDLSFLLNAFRSHTLRLYLANRYAKRSMLRIRGCNMAFWKEDLLRVNGYNESLEMWGQEDVEISYRLIHAGIQKKQLKMGGVQFHLYHKFASRENLEYHEQVLRKVIAERTVWCENGIVKEGSDS
- a CDS encoding CDP-glycerol glycerophosphotransferase family protein: MRIVLFCENKYAVDILLPIYQEAVKSEANHILWYVHLPKIPVFPLDGKVVYTHSMQEVYDFSPEAIFVPGNIVPYYLPGVKIQVFHGYAAEKKDHWIIRRYFDTYFTQGPFFTKKFKELAAEYKDFEVVETGWPKQDWIKNHWHDFDREREELLKLHGKSQIVLYAPTFSPSLTSLPALKEALLHLVKMRDVVLLLKLHPLTKKEWVDEYRQLAEQEEHIIWEDGFNVTKYQLMSDVMISDTSSTVYEFLLLGRPVITYRTIAKDIYWTDITDTSQLVDAFESVQHDESAIAKRRWVVDNYDPYLDGNVARRMLEAAEDYIRRHGVPRERKLNLWRKYMSIKTFGRIKK
- a CDS encoding glycosyltransferase family 2 protein; this encodes MKYPLVSVVIPVYNSEQTLDNCLHSVITQSYVTLEIIVVNDCSTDDSLAIMKKYAELDSRIVIVDKHKNEGLVYARRTGIDVAKGKYVQYLDSDDMLCEGAIACLVDKAEKTQADMVVAPFFFSIEGRLENSLFFDFEELQGIDYLKHLLSWEAHWCVWSKFHLRALYEHDIERPNISLGEDIILSAQLLFYSKKVVCIHKEIVNYNFTPSSMSHPENFDDFKYEDFNGYVDWINNYVAKKGLLSKLRREMACFNLKTVLMRLHWNKIEDVDKRMKGVIADLKQFPDLQGILTRRERKIVAVYRFSSWLGYLNLKRYKKQEKL
- a CDS encoding glycosyltransferase family 2 protein, with the translated sequence MPQVAIIIPVHNTAAYLKHCVESVRNQTLKDIEIILVDNLSSDGSAQICDDYALMDSRIKTLHLTVAGLSIARNVGIASSVAPYIGFVDSDDWIEPTMYENLLDALISYEADMSYCNYCCEYEDGHKEQLYPNSGRIYSLVPKDVVIDILLDKVSSSSCTKLFRRELFDIFTFPEGVYYEDHLTVYKWAAQCNRISWVDKTYYNYLQREGSICHSPDLKKLYDYFLAEYDRLSFIENAVFFNEKEREVLTARVVKHCLWIFNTFIRKPNHTLYKQEIKAMKLRLREFLSLPREALDLQSYRRLRKISYFWPMYYLTHCSRRNKV
- a CDS encoding pyridoxal-phosphate-dependent aminotransferase family protein; protein product: MKSYVFPGNIEERILRIAGEPFPYMRTALFSEIVNDSERMLLELIHCPGGRVIFYTASGTGAMDAVVTNYVSLKKKAFIIAGGSFGYRWKSLCKYYQVQNEVFEVPFARDIDYARLENAVAASRPDVFLCQHHETSTGQLFDLKKISAICRKHNVSLVVDAISSFLSDDLDMEELNIDICITSSQKGLNIAPGLSFLFLSPRILQTDFLHKSYYFDFAENLKNLERGQTPYSPATSLFMQLHARLKENIVLGVDKIIASVRAKALYFRELCRQNGWEVPAEVPSNCITGFFVRRNGDILFNELLKQDIFIMPGGTPCYFRVSHLGVQSEEDLDDLAKRIKEIEYR
- a CDS encoding adenylyltransferase/cytidyltransferase family protein, which produces MEKKKIRVFTSGSFDLFHIGHLNILERSAALGDELIVGVSTDELIQHYKGMPPIIPFEQRFRIISSLKCVTKAVKQVKLTEVAQLQREDIDIVTIGDDWINKYLEGLEWMKQQPGKEVVYFPYTPDVSTTGIKKKIIESTSEIIRAALQREAELDYNWPEDQKK
- a CDS encoding glycosyltransferase produces the protein MMENIPLVSVIIPNYNYARFLEKRIESVLLQTCTDFEIILLDDASTDNSVFILNKYQTNAHVSYVDINSVNTGSPFAQWQKGIALSRGKYIWIAESDDLASPSFLEKAVCVLERYSQASYCFVGSYSIDESGEQLSIDFDRWTAKQKKRSDNLGFFAGKDYIMHNLYWANYIYNASGVVFRKKCFERITDYSCFSMRYCGDWLFWIEMALQGDVVEIYEKLNYFRQHKCSTTMKSIITGDGLKEDISVIRFIENLLPSISSWRKILRRGIFYKKIRRLKVDSKVKNELYQELETQLKGGALDYCIERLNKNLSFMIPCLLTRDKDRL